The genomic window CGGAGCCGGGTCGCCCGCGTTCTCCAGCGACTGACACACGACGGGACCGCGCCGTCCCTTCGCGTCGAACGTGTTCGGGGCGGCGTTGAGGGTCTCCGAACGCCCAGGTTCTCCCATGAGTGTCGCCGATACCGACGCCGCAGAGCGCGAGGACGAGCGGACGGTTACCACCGTCCAGGTGAAGGGAACCGGACGGCTGTACGATGCCCTCCCGGAACACCGGTTCGAGTACTCCTTCGAGGGGACGACGCTCCGGGAGTTCCTCGAGGCGTTCCTCGATGAGCACGACGTAGCGGAGTTCCTTATCGGCGAGACGCCCGAGGAGGAGGTCGCCCACGGCTGGGCCCCCGCGCCCGACGAGCTCCCCGACGACTTCACGGCGAACCCCGAGGGCGACCGAACGCGGGCGTACGCCCGGATCGCGATCAACGGACGGTTCAACGAACACCTCGGCGGATTCGACACCGAGTTGGAGGACGGGGACCGGGTCGCACTGATGTACCCGTTCATGTACTGCTGCTGATCCCCCGAACTGTCGACGGAGGCTACAGGCGCGCCTCCCCGGGCTAGGAACCGACGCCCGACGGGGTTTTTCACGGGCACGTGAAGGTGTTCGCGGCCGCCCTCAGTCGCCCGGAACGAGAGTATCGGTTGTTGAAGGTCACGTCCGAACGAACGTGTATGTGTACGCGTTCGCACGGAGGGGGATCGACGTGGAACTGAACCGTCGGGATTTCGTGAAGGCGGCAGCTGCGGGCACCGTCTCTACGCTCGTCTCCAGCGGATGGGCCGCCACACAGTCCGTCGACCCCGTCACGTCGGTCGACAACCCCCTCAAGTCGTACCCGAACCGCGACTGGGAGGAGGTGTACCACGACATCTACGCGTACGACCGCGTGGACTGGACGGTGTGTCACCCCAACTGCACGCAGTCGTGCGCGCTCAACTTCTACATGAAGAACGGCGTGCCGATCCGCGCCGAGCAGATCTACCACGAGGAGGAGGGTAGCCCCGGCCCCGGTTCCCCGGGTGGATACGAGGAGGCCGGCGTCAGCCGCCACTGGAACCCCCGTGGGTGTATGAAGGGGCTGACGCTGCACCGGCGCACGTTCGAGCCGAGCCGGATCAAGTACCCG from Halobaculum magnesiiphilum includes these protein-coding regions:
- a CDS encoding MoaD/ThiS family protein, with translation MSVADTDAAEREDERTVTTVQVKGTGRLYDALPEHRFEYSFEGTTLREFLEAFLDEHDVAEFLIGETPEEEVAHGWAPAPDELPDDFTANPEGDRTRAYARIAINGRFNEHLGGFDTELEDGDRVALMYPFMYCC